The sequence TTGATTTTTTATGACAACTCAAACCATCCCGCGCGTAGACCTCACTCCGGCTGCCGCAGACGTTATCGAAAAACTTAGGGCTCAACACGGGCCACTAATGTTTCACCAGAGCGGAGGATGCTGTGATGGTTCGTCGCCCATGTGCTATGCCGTGGGCGATTTTATTATTGGGTCATCCGATGTATGGCTGGGCCAGATTAATGGCTGCGACTTCTGGATGTCGGATGATCAATTTGAGTACTGGCGGCATACCCACCTCACCGTTGATGTCACGCGAGGACGGGGTGCCAGCTTTTCACTGGAGATTCCGATGGGCATCCGTTTCCTGATCCGTTCCCGGCTATTCGGGGAAAACGAGATGAACCACCTGACGCCCATACGAATAGGAGGTGAAGCATAAAGACGCCCGGTTGCGTCTTTACACCAATCCTTCCCGCATAGCTTTTAAAACGGCTTCGGTTTTGGAGTTGACCTGAAGTTTATCGTAAATGCTACGGATGTGCGACCGAACGGTGTCAATACTGATATGCAATTCGTCGGCGATCAGTTTGTAGCTATATCCACTAACCAACCCTTTTACAATATCCAGTTCACGAGCCGATAAATTATATTCTTCCGTTGGCCGTGCTTTAGGCTGCTGAAAGTGCTGCAAAATTTTTCGGGCAATGCTCGCCGTCATGGGTGATCCGCCCCGGTACAGATCGAAAATAGCGGCTATCAGTTCTGCCGGGGACGTATGCTTGAGCAAATAGCCGCTGGCTCCGTTGCGAATGGCCCGAAATATCTTGTCTTCATCATCAAATACGGTCAGCATTAGCACCTGAGTGGCAGGTAAAATGGCTTTAACCAGCGGTACGGCATCAATTCCGCTCAGTCCCGGCAAATCGATATCCATTAACACCACATCCGGGTGGAGTGACCGAATTTCATCGGGCAGATGCTGACAGTTGCCGAATGCTCCGCGTAGTGACAGGCCGGGTGTTGCCTGAATCAAATACGACAATCCTTCGCGTAGTTCGCGATTATCTTCATAGTATATAATGCCGATATCAGTCATGATCCGTTAGGATAGAGTAGCCGTTAATGAAATGGATGTGCCTGCGCCTGGTGCTGATATAATGTTGAGTTTAGCCCGAATGTCATGCGCTCTTGTCTGCAGATTTGCCAGCCCGTTGCCCGAACGAACCGTACCCGTATCAAAGCCCTGCCCATCGTCCTGAATCAGAACGTGGAGTTGGCGACCTGTCACAGTTAGGGTCACGTCCACTCGCATACAATCGGCATATTTAACGGCATTGTTGACGCTTTCTTTGAAGATCAGGTACAGATTCCGTCGCTGTTCGACGTTCAGTTTCAGGACCGGGAAAGGCTCACCTACGGTCATTGTGAATGTAATTCCTTTCGCTTCGGTGAGTCGTAAGCCAAACTCTCGCATCCGGCTTACCACATCGTCCAGACCATCATGACGCGCTTTAATCGTCCAGATAATATCCTGCATCGACTCGGCCAGTGTAGTAGCATTGGCACTAATTCGCTGTAAAAGGGGCACTGACTCTGGACGAATATCGGCAATCTGAGCCTGAACCACATCGCTAAAAATACGAATACTGCTTAGCGTAGACCCAATGTCATCGTGCAAATCTTTGGCGATGCGATCACGGATTCGGTTAACTCGTTGCTGCTGATTCTGTCGATTGCGGTAGATTCCCCACAAAGCTCCCATTATGACAGCCAGAATCAAGAGTTTGAACCATAGTGTCTGGTAATAGGCCGGAATAACGCGTATCAATAAGGTCGTGCCGGTCTGATTCCATACGCCATCGTTATTGGCTGCCCGAATGCGCAGCTGATAATTACCGGGCGCTAAATTGGTATACGTTGCCGTGCGGGCATCGGTGGTAATCCACTCGTCGTCAAAATCCACCAGTCGATACGCATATCGGTTCTTTGCAGACTGACTATAGTTAAGCGCAGCAAAGCCGATCGTAAGGGTCGTTTCGCCGGGCGCCAGTTGTATTGATTGGGCGGGTTCAAGCGTACGCAGATGATTATTGACCCGAACCTCTGTAATGACAACCGGGGGCGGCACTCGATTCTGTCGTAGTTGCTCCGGTCGAAAGTAAGTAAAGCCGCCTTCTGCCCCAATGAATAATTCGCCCTGCCGATTTTGCGTGATCGGCTGAAACAAACTGTTCGTTAATAATCCGCTGGCTTTACTGTAATACTGAAAACGCCCCGTTGCTGGGTCAAGCTCGTGCAACTGTTCGTCGGTTGCCAGCCAGAGGTGGCCGCGTTTGTCCTCGGCAATCCCGAAAATATGGTCCGCTAATAGTCCATTGGCTAACGTATATGTTTGGGAAACCCGCCCGGTTGTGTCAGCCTTCACCAGAAAATCAATTCCCGATAACCACACGTTACCAGCTTTATCGACCAGAAATGTGCTCTGTAACTGATCTGACGGTTGAACCGTACGCCCGGTCGTCTTGATTTGCAATCGTACAGTATGATTACGTTCAGGGCTGATCCGAAATAAGCCTCGTGTTGTCAGCACCCACAGTCGTCCACGGGCATCTTCCTGTATCCTACTCACGCCCAAATGTCGCCCAGAGTCGCCTTTAATCGGCCAGGAGTGTATCTGATCGGTCGCTGGATCGTACCAAAATAAACCCTGTCGGACAGAACCTAACCAGAGACGCCCCCGACGATCATGATATAGATGCCTGACACTTACTCTTGGGTAGCTTTTTGAGCTATTTGGCACACTCAGCTTTCTTTTGTCTGTAGTAAAGCTGGCCTCGTCAGACAAAAAATTCTGACGATACTGCCACTGATTAGTGGTGGGATTGTAGATTCCAACCCCATCTTCCAGGCCGACCCAAACCCTCCCAGTCAAATCCTGTGTGAGTGCGTAGGACTTTTTCCCCGCAATAGAAGTTGGCACAGGAATCGCCTTGAGATCAGCCTGTTGTCGATTCCAGCGAAACAAGTTTACTTTATCGGTGATGCCCCAATAGACTGGGTCCTTATGTCGATCCTGCTTTATAATCTGCACGTTTTCGATCAATTCTTTATCGTTGGCAACGCGCACCAACTGCCGCCCAAACTTTAATGCCAGTGGATCAATTATGGCAAGGCCATGTGTGGTACCCACCCAAAGTGCATTTGTCAATGAATCACCATACAAAGGGCCAGTTATTCCCCCAGGATAGCTATTTGGATCATCGGTCATTCGGGCAAAGTCGGTATACTTATTTTTATCGGGCTCATAGCGGGTTAGTTGCGAGAGTCCACCCAGCCAGAAAACTGGTTTACCATCGGCTCCTTTCGCTTCTGCCATTTCGGTCACGAGTAGCTGACGGTCAAGGTACTTGACAAAACGGTTCGTTTTAGCGTCATAGTGCAACAGACCCCACGGCTCTAGCTGGGCAAAAAGCTGACCGTTCCGGCTCTCAAACAACCCAATGACATCAACTGCACCCGTAGCATGAAGCGGTTTTTTACCAATGACATAGGTCCATTGGCGCGTCACCTGATCAAACTTATATATGGTTCCTGGCATAAACAGCCATAATTGTCCGCGTCGGTCAGGCACTGGCGTGGCATAGGACGTTGGCATCGCATAGGGCAATGAATAGGCCGTTAGCTGTAGCGTCTGGGGATCAATTCGATACAAACGATCGACGGAGGAAAACCAGCCCATCCCGGCCTGATCGAAACGAACGGGCGATATAAAATCATTATCAGCCTGCTTATCCTGGAGTTGTGGCAGCAATATGGTCTGTCCCCGTTCACGGAGCGGGTCAAATCGGTAAAGGCCACGGTTTGTTGATACCCACAGATAACCATTACGGTCAGGTGTAATCCCATTCGATACAATGTAGTTACCCGGCAAATCTTTGGCCTGACCTGTCCGTTTATAAATCTTGAACTGAAGACCATCGAAGCGGTTTAGCCCATTGAGCGTACCGATCCACATAAACCCGCGCTGATCTTTCGCGATGGCCGTAATCACATCATTTGATAACCCCTGTTCGGTGGTGTAGCGAACAAAGGGAACCTCCGCCGATTGAGCATGCAACCCAACCGATAGCCAGACCGCTAGCAGCCAGCCTATCCAGCCCAAACGGAGCAACCTGATGCCTGTAGACATAGTTTAAGAAACTACATGCAAAGGTTGGCAGGAACGTTGGTAAAGGCAAATTAGTCGCATCGCATAAAGATGCTACAAAAAAGGAGGGGTGTTGGCAGGAGAAAAAACAGTAAAGATAAACTGCCAGATTATCAGACGCACATTAGCCTTAACTTTTAGTGCAGTTAGCCTCTTGGCTCGTAAACCTTCACGATGGTGAACGCGTGTAATGCTTCATTTTGTCGTTTAATGTAATCAATGGCCGATTGCTCTGACTTGTGTGGATTAGGCTCTGTTTTCGGCAGGTCGAACAGTTTAGGGCCAGTAACGCGGGGCTCTTCGTTTAGTACACGATGTACTTTGTAGACATAATAAACGGCTTCGATGTTCATGACTGTTAAAAGTTATGGCCCGTGGAGTAACCTTCTGGCAAGGGGACCAGGGATTGTTCCTGAATCTTTCGGGATAAACCAAACTCCATTTTCAGGTCCAAACTTCGCTTTACTAAGGGCGAATCTCCACCTGTTACTAATTGAGTTGTGAAGAATCCCGTATCAACCGTCGATAGCCGGGGATGAACTGAACAGGTAAATAAGTATTCTTTTCCATAAACGAATAAAATCAGTTTAATCTTTTCGGTAGTTACCTACTCTAATCAGTGAGGTATTACGTCCAGGAGGGGCGTCGGTTATTTTGTCGAACTACTTTAGGATCGAATAATTGACTACACCTCCCCTATTTGAGTTTATACAACAAAACTGACTACCTATCATTCTATGAACGCATATCGCTTAACCGCTTTAGTCCTAATGCTTTTGCTGACGTTATCGGCCTATGCTCCCCAATCCGATGATGCCGACCTCCTGGTTGGAAAATGGCTTAGCTCCAGAAAGAAAAATCAGGTTCAGATTTATAAGCAGGGCAATAAATATTATGGCCGACTGGTATGGATGGCCGAACCGACTGATCCGGCTACCAATAAGCCGAAATTGGATAGCCAGAATCCGGACGAAAAACTACGAAATCGACCACTGCTTAATCTGGTCATGGTGACCAATCTGAGTTATAAAGGCAATAATGTCTGGAGCGATGGCCAGATTTATAATCCGGAAGATGGAAAGACTTACAGCTGTGATTTAACCCTCAAAGACCCAAATTCACTGGATCTACATGGTTATATAATGGGCATACCGTTTTTAGGGAAAACCAAAACCTGGACTCGTGTGAAGTAAGAAAAACCAACAATACACTAACCCGTTTCTCGAAGAGACTTTCGGAAAAGCTAATAACCGCAGAAATTTAAACAGCCCTATCTCCGCGGTTATCAGCTCTTTTTTGCGCTCATTTACGTGAGACTACCTTTTAGCAGACTTCCACTAAATTTTTAAATTCGGTCAAAACGGAACTCCATCCTTTGTCGTTGATGGTATCGTTGTATCTGTTCTCGCCATCGGCCACGGTTGAATAATCACCCTGTGTTACGGTCAACATGGTTTGGCCGTCCTTTGCCGATTCATTTGTGAATAAACACCCCTCAGTCGAGCCGCCAGAACAGGATTCGATGTTGAATGGACAATATGAATCGATTTGGGTTCAGGGCATAAAAAAGCCCAGCTGTTCGGACCAGCTGGGCTAAGAGCTAAACCTCAACGGCAAGCCGTCGGGGTTTTACCCATTTTTGACCCTGTAAAGGTAGGGATTGCAACCCTAAAGAAAAACCCAAAACAGAATTAGTAGAAAAAAAACAGCCCCTCTGCGTATACGATGATCTACTTTTATTGCCTGTTATTCAACCTCGTACTCCTTTTCAGCAGAAAAATACGCGTATAATCAAGGTCTATCCATAAAAAAACCGCTGCGTTTGTGAAAACGCAGCGGTGAATTGGGGTGCGACCAGACTTGTCCGAAAAATCTTATCGCATAAGTTGAGAATCTATAAGTCAATAAACCCTGAGGCTATCGACATGCACTGGCCAGAGGCTTAGTGCTTAATGTCAATGCGCGTTGCAAATTGCTTCTGATCCGGGCCTACGATAAACGTGTAAGCACCATCGGGCAGAGACGACAGATCGAACCGACGAACTGAACCTTTGAACGAATCGGTTTGAACCAGAACGTTCTGCGCATCGTAGATAGCGACATTCGCTTCTTCTACATTCTTGGCAGGCAGATTGACTTCAAACTTATTCTTGCCGTAAGACGATACGGTAGGCTGCACCAGTTGTTTCTGGTTGCTTTCATCGATGATTACCGAGTTTCCTTTAATCGTCAATACTTGCGACATCCAGTACGTATCGTTGGTGGCTGTTACAAAATACTGACCGTCGGGCAGTCTGTTCAGGTTGAATGAAGTAACTCCCTTTTGGCTCTTGGAAACAATTCCACGATAGAGCAGGTTGCCGTCGGCATCGATGATGGACACGTCAACAGGCTCTGTCGTTTGGGTATATAAACGCACTTTCTTTTGCTCGGACTTCTCAACATTGACCCCGTTTACGACCAAACCATTGTCGGCTTTAGCATCTCCCATGCCAGCCAGACCCCATACTGAAAGTAGTACAGCAATTGATAAACGGAACTGTTTCATTGGACTTTAATTTATATTTTTCCGTGACAAAGGTGCTATAATCGGCCTATCTAATGCAATAGGCCAGCGGCTAGGAAGGCCCTTTAAAGGCAAAATTCTTTTAAAAAGTCAATTCATTATGGGCAAAATAGGCTAATTATTAGAAAAGTACAACAAGTCCCTTTAAATTGCTCATGATTTGTATTTTTCTAATAATTCTAATTTTTAGGACTATCCGTTTTATCAGGACTAATTTTCATACAAAAAGTACAATTCACTCTAGAAACCCGTAAAATCTGGCGTGTACTCATCATCCTTAGAAATGAGTGGCGCAACGGTTAGGCACGGCTGCAAATCGATTTCGGGCCGTTATTTATCAATTAACCAACAATGCCATTTTGCCGTTGTAAACGATAGAAGGAAGGCAAGGGATTGTTCGAAAACCTCCCGCTCACCAGTCAGAATAAATCGTTATGGAAAATCATTTCTATTGTGTGCTTCTGTTTTGGATCAGCACAATTCCCGTTTTTGCCCAGAGTATTTCCTATCCGTATCCTGTGAAGTATATATCAATACGACAGGAGCAAAAAATCATACGAATGGCCTATATGGATGTGGCCCCAGCTGGCAAGTCGACCGCAGAAACAGCCATTCTTTTTCACGGCAAAAACTTTTCGGGTACTTATTGGCGGGATGTTATCGATTTTCTGAGTAAATCAGGCTATCGGGTCATTGTACCGGATCAGGTTGGCTGGGGCAAATCGGACTACCCAGATCTGCATTATAGTTTTCACGCGCTGGCAGCCAACAACAAACAATTACTTGATTCACTAAAAATTGACAAAGCCATTGTTATCGCTCACTCTATGGGCGGTATGCTGGCAACACGTTTTACCCTACTCTATCCAGACCGCGTCAGTAAGCTAATTCTGGAAAACCCGATTGGACTGGAGGATTACCGGGCCTTTGTTCCCTATTCGCCTATTGACAGTTTATATAAAGGAGAGTTAGCAGCTACGTATGAATCCTATAAAAAGTATCAGCAGAGTTACTCTCCTGAATGGAAACCTGCTTATGAAGAATGGGTACGGGCACAGGCTGCGGCTCTAACTGATCCGCGATTCAAGCAAATTGCCTGGGTAAATGCGTTGACCTACCAGATGATATACGAGCAACCCGTGTGCTATGAATTCAACCGGATTAACCTTCCGACCCTCCTGATCATCGGTCAGGCCGACCGTACTATTGTTGGTAAGGCTCGCGTGCCCAAAGCGCTGGTCAACCAGCATGGCCAATATCCGGAATTGGGCAAACGTACACAAAAACAAATACCGGGCAGTCAATTACTGGAACTCCCAGATGTGGGTCACATCCCGCATGTTCAGGCTATCGATGCTTTCAAAAAGGCAGTATTGAGTTTCCTGAAATAAGACTTGGCTGTACTAGGGCGTATTAACACCCATGATTTTATTTAGTTAAGATTATCGTTTTGATCCGTGCCACGATTTTAAACCGTGGCACGGATCAAAACGATAATCTTATTTTGGTAAACCAACCCTCCATAGCTGTCCTTATGAAAAAGGAAATGACGATAAGCATGTTCAGAAACGGGATAAATGCGAAATTTACAGCATGAAAAACGCTTACGTAACACTTTTAGCCGTCAGTCTGCTAACCGCCTGTGGGCGGACCGAAAAAAAACAGGATGAAGCCTCACCCTCCTCTACTGCGGCAACCGAATCAACACCGGCTCCTAAACCTCAGAATTGCCTGTCGATCATCGAGAAAGACAAATTAGGCAAATCGAACGAGTATCAGGAGTCGGCGAAATCGATAAAAGTTACGCTGACACTAGATCAGGATACCAGCACCATGCCAACTGCTCAGGGGTGTTATTTTAATAACAGCGTTACGGTATTGGCTACAAAAAAGTCGGGGAGTCGCGTTTTTAAACGGACCTTACTAAAAGATGACTTACTGTATTTCACCAAAATCGACGAACCCATTCAGAAAGCTATCCTGCAAAATGCCTTCTACAAGCCAACCTTCAATGGACAGAAATACATAACCCTGACTATGCGACTGAAGGAACCCGGCAGTAAGAAGACAATGGACTACACCGTGTATATGAACTACTTTGGCGAAATAGTTAAAGTAAAATAACGCACAAGCATTGGCAGCCCGGCATCAGGTTGCCTCAACACCGGCGGTGCAATTTGATTAGATTTATAAAGCCGTGTAATTCCTGGCCGTATCATCCAGCACAAGCACCCAGTCTTGTCCATAACCCTTTGATGGAGGAGCGAATTGTTGCGGCTTCTGGTTATCGAACGTACCGGCAGGCTGGGTTTTGCCCGTGCGCGGATCAAACCAGGTTGCCTTGATAGTTTTGCCTGAAATTTTGCCGGGATTGACGGTAAACGGCTTTCCGATAGCGGTATAAACAAACGCATAATCGTTCCCTCTTGTAGCCTGAATCCGTTCGGCAGCGCCAAGGTCATTTTCTACAATCAGCGATTGATCGGGAACCCGGTCGAGCAACGGACGGGCCGTTAGCAAGCGTTTAACGTGCGACATCTGGTTCGCGCCGGGCAGATCAAGAGCCTCCTGCCAGAAAATATGCGGATTATTAACCGCAGGCCGTTTGGCACTGTACATCTGCCAGATATCGTGGCAGCCATAGGTATGCCCATGTGCACCGGCAAACAGGTCCAGGTAAGCATATAAGCGGACATCATAGGCATTGGACGTACCCAGATCTTTCGCATTGAAACAAACCGGATGGTCCTCATAAATCGGTTCCGCGTCCATAGTGGGCTTGGTTGGCTGGCTGTTATACGACACCGTGATGTGGTCATACATGGGTGTAAAGCGGCAATGACCATTCTGGTGCATATTAAAGTCAAACCACGGCTCATTTTGAAACCATTTCGACGCCCCCCCTTCCATACCATTCGGCTGGGGATGGTAGGTGATTAGCGCTTTATCGGTTCCACCAACGCCCTCCTGAATACCATCGGCCATTGCCCGCCAGATAGCAACATCCTGCGAGCCATCACGCGGATTGCGGTCACCACCCAAAATCCAGACGATATTGTCGCGGTTTTTGTAGCGATTACCAATGTAGCGACCATATACCAGAGCATTGCCCTGATTGAAAATTTCCGGCCCCTGGCCCCAGGAGTTTTTGAATACTTTATCCCCCCAGGTCGGCAGAAACCCAATGACGATACCATACTGGGCCGCCTTATCGACAATGTAATCGACGTGCTTGAAATAGGCTTCGTTGGGCGTTGCCGGATCGTTGTTGATAAGCGGTACTTCACCGTAAGGATTCTGTTCCTTAAGCCCATCGAACTCAGCAAGCGCTACGGCCTGGACGACTGTAAATCCCTGTTCGGCCCGCCGTTTGAGGTATTGATCGGCCTCTTCGCGGTTGAGTCGGTGAAATAACTCCCAGGCGGTATCGCCAAGCCAGAAAAATGGCGTTCCGTTCTGGTGAACCAGGTATCGTTTATTGTCGGATACTTTCAGTCGACCATTGGTAAACGGCTGTTGCGCCAGAAGCAGCCCTTGCATCAACAGCAATCCGGCCAGAGTGAGGAGTTTTTTCATAAAGAGGTAACAAGGGCTAATTTTCTATTGACAATGAATCTAAACACTGCCCATAGATTTCAGCCAGCAAAATAAGCTTTTCTTCAGAAAACCAGAAGAAGGCTTTCAAGATGGGGACGACTCAGACGAATAAAGCGACAGGATCAATTTAAATCAGTAGCTGCACTGGTTGTTTCCCGGTCAGTAAGGCAGGCAATGATAACCAGAATAACAGCGAGAACGGCGGCCACTGTCCGGATCGCATGCAGCCTGTTCCAGGGTGCTTCAAACCTGGCTCGTTGCGCCGTAATCTCTTCAGCCGAAGCGGTTTGTATAGAGAACGCATCCAGTGCATCATTCAGCGGAACGTTGCCTAAAATAGTTACGCCGAACGTACCGATCAGATACACAAAGGTAGCACCCAGCAATAGCCAGAAACGACCTGAAACAGGCTGATGATAATGACTCCAGGTACTGAGTGGTAACAGAATGGCCGCTCCCATAAAGCCAATAAAAAAGACTGGATTCAATATAGCCCGATTAATGGACTGCATGGCAGACAGATACGCGACATCGGATAAACGACCCAGTCCGGGATTGACCGAGCAGGAATACGCGTAAAAAAGGCCACCCATCAGGGCAGTCGTTGTTGCGGCACTGGCAAGGGTGATCGTTTGTAAGGTTGGCATAAGCGAATAGAATCTAATGAGTGGCCCAGATACCACTGGCGACTGTTTTATGAATAAATTCGGCGAAATCGGTTGGCTTCCTGCCCAGAACCTGTTCTACCCCATTGGCTACTGTGGCGTTCCGGCCATCCATGACTTCGGAAAATAAATAAGTCAGTAACGTTATATACTCGTTTGGCACACCATATTCTGTGAGTGCAGCAACATATGCTTCGTCAGAAATCTGCTCGTACTGAATCGGTTGGCCCGTAGCAGTAGCGATTTCCCGAATAGCCTCCTCGAACGTCAGCAGGCGTGGCCCAGTCAATTCATAAAGTTGATTCGTATGCCCGGCCTCGGTCAATACGGTAACAGCAACGTCGGCAATGTCGTCTGCATCAATGAACGGTTCGCCAATGTTTCTGACCGGAAGCGCCATATACCCGCCCAGAATCGGGTCCAACAGGTAGCCTTCGCTAAAATTCTGGCAAAACCAGCTCGCTCGCAGAATCGTCCACTCAGCCTCGGAATTCATTACAACCTGCTCGCATTCCTCCGCTTCTTCCTCGCCCCGGCCCGACAATAGGACTAATTTCTGCGTGCCGCTTTTTACGGCAGTTTCGGTAAACGAACGAATGCTTTCTGCTGCGCCAGGCACAGCCAGATCGGGTTGAAATGTGATATAAACGGTATGAATATCCTGAAGCGCTGACTCCCACGTCGCCTGATCCAGCCAATCGAATGCGGGCTCTCCCGAACGCGACCCGATTCGAATTGGCCAATTGCGTTGCGTGAGCCGATGCGCAACCCTGCTTCCTGTTTTACCGGTTCCTCCTAAAATCAGGATTTTCTTCTCTGTACTTCCCTGTGTGTTGTTCATTTTTCGTTCCGTTTCTGCGAATTTCATTTGAGTTTTCGGATCAAAACTACGATGGCGGCAACCGGTGAAATAGAACAAAACCGACAGGCGGCTATTTAATCAGTTCAGGGAAATTCTCAGCAACCTCATTCGATTGTTTTCGGAATTGATCCGGTGAGAATCCGGCAAATTCCTTAAAAGTCCTGATAAAATGAGAATGATCGGCATAGCCATTGTCAAATGCTATGTCAGAAAGTTTTTCATAGTCATTATTCCTCATCTGGTCTAATGATGCCTGGAAACGGCAGATTCGGGCATATAATTTAGGCGAAAGGCCGACCCACTGCCTGAATTTTCGTTCAAAACTTCTTTCTGTAACATTCAGCTTCTCCTGTAATTCTTTCAGGGAAATAGTGCCTTTTGAATGGGCTATCTGGGCTAGTGCATAACCCATTATGGTATCCTGTTGCGTTTTATTTTGCTCGATCAGTCGCCATAAATAGGCAGACAGCCAATCAATCTGGTCGGCTGTTGAGGAGACAGGTAACACATTATCTGACAAAAAAATAGCCTCTTTTTTAGTCAGGAAACGTAAATCAACGCAGGAGTCGGTCAATTCATGGGCATCGAGGCCGAAAATAGATTTCAGCGCATTCGGGTAAAAATAGACCCCAATTGTCCTGAACGCGTCGGTGGAGGAGATTTCTGTAGGCAACGTGGATTGCCCATACAGGAAAATGTCGGGCAATTGCTTGTCAAACTGATAGAGTGTTCCGTTACCGGCATGCTGCAACATCAGACCGGGCGATCCATCGACAATCGTCTTAAAAGTTTTGGGCTCAGTATCGGTCGGTAAACTTTCCAGGCGCCAAAAATAACGGACATAATTTTTAAGATAGTCGGGTGGTGGTATCTGTTCGTATATCATCACGTTTATCGGTCATGACCCCAAGGTCAATTCCTGAATTTCAGGAACCCAGCTCTGGTGGCCTACACCCACTTGACTGGCAATGCTTTCCTAAAGACCAGAAATCGACTCCTATAGTTGCCTCAACTCATATGCTATAACCTAGTTTTACGAATAGGCCGAATCCATTTTAAATTCAGGCATTCTGGCCGACATACGATGGCCTTCTCTTCGATTACAGTGTAAAGCTATTTAGCGTATAGCAAGTACTTAACTATTGGCATTCATATCAATCATTTTGTTCAATCCTTTGCTGTTTTCTTGTTAATTTACCCCAATTCTGCTCACAAGAGCGAAATGAATTACTGTTTTGTCAGATAAGTAGCGTTCGGTAAATTATTAGCCCCAATAACCTAACCTTGCAGAACAGGCAGTAAGCCATACGCAATGAGTAGATTACCGTATCCTGCTGATCGGTCAAGGCTTGACAACTAAAATGGTATTTGGATTTACTATATCAAACTACGGCATACTACTTCGCTTATGCTTTTATACGATAACTATGCTCTGTATAGCTTCCATTACCCTCAAAGCCCAATCGTATGGGCTGCGTTTTGCAGGGCAGGAAGAAATACAGGATAATCGTACGTCGCTGAACCTTACGCCAGAAAAGCCTTTATGCCTCAACGGAACGGTTGACATTACGTTTGACTTATCGCTGGCCTCAAGCTATACAACCTATTTTGGGTACATTTTCAGAATCATCCAGAATGAAAAGCAAAACCTTGACTTACTGTACGAACAAAAATCGAAGAGTTTTAAAATTATTATTGGTGAGCGATTTTCTAAATCCGTTATAAAGATTGATTCGGCTCAATTGTTCGACCATTGGAATCAGTTCAGAAT comes from Spirosoma aureum and encodes:
- a CDS encoding DUF779 domain-containing protein, whose protein sequence is MTTQTIPRVDLTPAAADVIEKLRAQHGPLMFHQSGGCCDGSSPMCYAVGDFIIGSSDVWLGQINGCDFWMSDDQFEYWRHTHLTVDVTRGRGASFSLEIPMGIRFLIRSRLFGENEMNHLTPIRIGGEA
- a CDS encoding response regulator, with protein sequence MTDIGIIYYEDNRELREGLSYLIQATPGLSLRGAFGNCQHLPDEIRSLHPDVVLMDIDLPGLSGIDAVPLVKAILPATQVLMLTVFDDEDKIFRAIRNGASGYLLKHTSPAELIAAIFDLYRGGSPMTASIARKILQHFQQPKARPTEEYNLSARELDIVKGLVSGYSYKLIADELHISIDTVRSHIRSIYDKLQVNSKTEAVLKAMREGLV
- a CDS encoding ligand-binding sensor domain-containing protein, with the protein product MSTGIRLLRLGWIGWLLAVWLSVGLHAQSAEVPFVRYTTEQGLSNDVITAIAKDQRGFMWIGTLNGLNRFDGLQFKIYKRTGQAKDLPGNYIVSNGITPDRNGYLWVSTNRGLYRFDPLRERGQTILLPQLQDKQADNDFISPVRFDQAGMGWFSSVDRLYRIDPQTLQLTAYSLPYAMPTSYATPVPDRRGQLWLFMPGTIYKFDQVTRQWTYVIGKKPLHATGAVDVIGLFESRNGQLFAQLEPWGLLHYDAKTNRFVKYLDRQLLVTEMAEAKGADGKPVFWLGGLSQLTRYEPDKNKYTDFARMTDDPNSYPGGITGPLYGDSLTNALWVGTTHGLAIIDPLALKFGRQLVRVANDKELIENVQIIKQDRHKDPVYWGITDKVNLFRWNRQQADLKAIPVPTSIAGKKSYALTQDLTGRVWVGLEDGVGIYNPTTNQWQYRQNFLSDEASFTTDKRKLSVPNSSKSYPRVSVRHLYHDRRGRLWLGSVRQGLFWYDPATDQIHSWPIKGDSGRHLGVSRIQEDARGRLWVLTTRGLFRISPERNHTVRLQIKTTGRTVQPSDQLQSTFLVDKAGNVWLSGIDFLVKADTTGRVSQTYTLANGLLADHIFGIAEDKRGHLWLATDEQLHELDPATGRFQYYSKASGLLTNSLFQPITQNRQGELFIGAEGGFTYFRPEQLRQNRVPPPVVITEVRVNNHLRTLEPAQSIQLAPGETTLTIGFAALNYSQSAKNRYAYRLVDFDDEWITTDARTATYTNLAPGNYQLRIRAANNDGVWNQTGTTLLIRVIPAYYQTLWFKLLILAVIMGALWGIYRNRQNQQQRVNRIRDRIAKDLHDDIGSTLSSIRIFSDVVQAQIADIRPESVPLLQRISANATTLAESMQDIIWTIKARHDGLDDVVSRMREFGLRLTEAKGITFTMTVGEPFPVLKLNVEQRRNLYLIFKESVNNAVKYADCMRVDVTLTVTGRQLHVLIQDDGQGFDTGTVRSGNGLANLQTRAHDIRAKLNIISAPGAGTSISLTATLS
- a CDS encoding DUF2147 domain-containing protein translates to MNAYRLTALVLMLLLTLSAYAPQSDDADLLVGKWLSSRKKNQVQIYKQGNKYYGRLVWMAEPTDPATNKPKLDSQNPDEKLRNRPLLNLVMVTNLSYKGNNVWSDGQIYNPEDGKTYSCDLTLKDPNSLDLHGYIMGIPFLGKTKTWTRVK
- a CDS encoding T9SS type A sorting domain-containing protein; this encodes MKQFRLSIAVLLSVWGLAGMGDAKADNGLVVNGVNVEKSEQKKVRLYTQTTEPVDVSIIDADGNLLYRGIVSKSQKGVTSFNLNRLPDGQYFVTATNDTYWMSQVLTIKGNSVIIDESNQKQLVQPTVSSYGKNKFEVNLPAKNVEEANVAIYDAQNVLVQTDSFKGSVRRFDLSSLPDGAYTFIVGPDQKQFATRIDIKH
- a CDS encoding alpha/beta fold hydrolase, with translation MENHFYCVLLFWISTIPVFAQSISYPYPVKYISIRQEQKIIRMAYMDVAPAGKSTAETAILFHGKNFSGTYWRDVIDFLSKSGYRVIVPDQVGWGKSDYPDLHYSFHALAANNKQLLDSLKIDKAIVIAHSMGGMLATRFTLLYPDRVSKLILENPIGLEDYRAFVPYSPIDSLYKGELAATYESYKKYQQSYSPEWKPAYEEWVRAQAAALTDPRFKQIAWVNALTYQMIYEQPVCYEFNRINLPTLLIIGQADRTIVGKARVPKALVNQHGQYPELGKRTQKQIPGSQLLELPDVGHIPHVQAIDAFKKAVLSFLK